Genomic DNA from Lactuca sativa cultivar Salinas chromosome 8, Lsat_Salinas_v11, whole genome shotgun sequence:
AATGAATAAAgtataattaatatggtgattaaataataagtgttttatttatatattcaaaagttttgcgACCATATTGAATTAAGTTATTCTTCTGTTTCACTTCGCAacttttacttcccgaataatataactattcaaacatccacagtcaatcatactttggaagtaagaaGTGAATTAAGTCTGTCATGAAcatgactgtagattgtctaagtgcttagacataacaaatgtttgttgcagtgttcatgagtactccgaaaataggatttgagtattggattaaacccatgctcacttgaatcacttcatggattctatcataacttcatggattctatcataatatgataatatcttatattcttgaaacggagacatatagttgtttttacgagttggttgtgcattgataatacgtaaacgcatcagtaacttgatgttataaaacatattattgtgtatgatttgatgagtaaatagtacaagcatatgagacatagtttatccattccttataCCCTAAATGggttaaaagcgatatttgtggtcccctcgatgatttagtgatgacacgctaagcgcttggccaagcctggactgatttgatctgttcaattagtcagtcatcataaatgtaaatcgggaaacaactatTGGatagagattgattataatccatgtatcatatccatacgatatcttgtagaatggaggaatatttgatccatTATCTAAGGACACGTCACTGACTAGGTGAGTTCGACAGTGGCGTTTGGTAGGTAAAATTTGCTAATCAAattttgaagttatacttgcaactatagttattagacttatcaaagtgggagacttttggattagttgtctaagcccataactataattggtatgtacttgaattgatagtagcaatgtccttttgggttgccttcaaacctagcaattgaacAGGATAAAtgttagagagagaagaatgatttattaacttattatttggttattaaattaatttgaaatcacgataaatgatttattaatgtattatggatataatatattaattagaaatcatattgtttaattaatatttaatcagaaattaatttggaattaattttgggattaaatgaattaattaaaactgtagggactaaaggtgacaatgtttaaAAGTGGAGGATTGAGCAATCTAGAACCTCACTTAGAGGTAGGAaacgaaatctagagtgtcctaggtttccttgggctctaagggtgccttggaagccttagtgagaaagttaagggattagggttatctaagatacatcttccttatcctaaaccttccttatcacctatataaatccctatagggttggatttcgtcCCATACTCTCCAAGAAAGGCTTAGAGCCAAATTTtccacttcccttctctctctccatagtaatacttggttgctaggtttgtttgtgagccattagaggcgtggcacttgtggcgcttgctaccaaagttcaagatcttcaaggatttgtttgttattacaatataacaataaaggtatgtatcataaccctaattatatgttaatttcgaaaattacatgtgcctcgtagggtttctagttttttttgttcaatgcttgtatgtctactagtgaaaacatagatcctcaaattagggttgcatacaCACATAAGATTGTTTACTATGTATAACACCCATCAAGaacattacctcacttgttatgtagcaataacaagaactccttgacctttgaaagattagtgccccaagtgttgcacctctaatggagtcataaaCAATTTATGCAAAGGATGAAGATGGAGAGACAGGATTTTCGGCCAGTGTCTCTTAGAAAATCATTCGGTCGAAATCCTTAAGCAAGAGGGTTATATATAGTTGGTGCTATTAGGGTTTtcgggtggaaaccctaatttccttgcttaggccttaagcgaTCCATGGACACCCATATGATAGGCCTTGGATGTAAactttatgggcttcccatagattttcaTCCACCTTTTATCAGTAAGgtccattagcccaaactacaacTATTACTGATTTACATGATCAgtccctccattattaatcagttcctttaatcccaaaattaatactagattaatttcTTGATTAATCACTAATCAATAAtgtgatttccaaataatatcgtaatcttataatatattagtcaAACCATTctaagtaccaatttattattcatataataaatcctactctctctctctctctctctctctctccacttgtcatcctgtcaagttgcatgagtgaaggtaacccaaaaagacaatgctcataatcaaatcaagtacataccaaatatagttatgagcttagacacctaatccaacaatttttggAACTGGTTCAACTTCAATCATTCCCAGTCCTCGTGGAATATGATTGAAAGTTGCTTCCGGTTAGGCCTTTGTAAATATATCAGCCAATTGATCTAAGGAAGGAACAAAAAGAACTTCCACATTTCCATCTTCAACGTGGTCTTTTATAAAATGGTATCTCAGTTCTATATGCTTTGTCTTTTAATGTTGCATTGGATTGTGGCAGATTCTTATAACACTTTCAGAATCACAATATAGAGGAATTCGCTttatattgagtccatagtctcatAGCAGGTTCTGAATCCACAACACTTGGGATGTACAAGATGttgctgcaatgtattctgcttcagctgtagataagGATACACATGTTTTCTTATTAGATTGCCTACTAACAAGCTTGCCATCCAGAAACTGACATCCCCTTGATGTGCTTTTACAATCAAGACCACAACCTCCTAAGTTAGCATTCGAGTATGCTTGCACAAAGAACCcagaattggatggataccataaaccaagAAAAGTAGTACACTTCAGATATCTGAATATGTTCTTAACTGTCAacatgtgaggttcacgaggacTTGTTTTAAAATTGGCACAATAATACACAACAAACATTATGTCAGGACGACTAGATGTTATATACAACAAAGATCCGATCATCTGACGAAACAAGGTGAAATCAACTTCTGCTTTATCAAGAGAAGGAGCGAGTTTCATTCCGAACGACATATGAACTTTGATCTTTGAATCACCCAACATTCTGAATTTCGCCAATTAAATCTTTGTGAAGGCTTCTTGATTGATGAATATTTCCTCTGaaccctgtcttatatttaagccaagaaaaaagttaattttaCCCACATAATTCATTTCAATTTTTTCCATTAATTTTCGGAATTTAGCAATTAAACTAGGATTATTAGATCCAAAAATAATGCCATCAACATAAATCTAAACTATTATTAAATGGTTACCCTCCTTCTTCCGAAGGAAGGTAGGATCAATAgtaccttgtttgaatttagattgTTTAAGATAACGAgtcagagtttcataccatgccctcagAGCTTGTTTAAGACCATACTGCTTTGTCCATAATGTAACAATGATTCAGAAATTTTTTGTTCACAAAACCCGGAGGTTGTTCAACGTAGACTGTTTCTTCAAGTACTCTATTCagaaatgcacacttcacatTAATTTGATAAACTTCAAAATTTGTGTGAtctgcataagcaagaaatatgcGAAATGATTTGAGTCTATCCACATGTGTGAATGTCTCTTTATAGTcaattccttcttcttgacaataaccTTTAATGAACAAGTGTGCCTTATTACGATTGACATTTCAttctttatccatcttgtttctgGAAAAAAAACCCATATCATACCAACCACGGATGCATTTGCTTGTGTAGGAACTAATCTCCACACTAGTTTCGTTCAAATTAGTTTAAGTTATTCTTGCATTGCTTCAACCCAATTTGCATGATCAAGAGCAATTTTAACCGTTTTATGttcaatttttgaaataaaagaattaaacatgcaaaattccaattTAGAAAATAATGTAGTTTGTTTCGATTTTTGTTGAGCACGAGTAAGAACTCCTGAAGAAGATACTTTGATCACTTGAGATGAAGGATGATCTTCAGTCCATTTTGTCATTGGTAGATAGTTCTGATCGTTGGCTGGATCAATTTCAGCAAAAATATCTTCAAATTCCGATTTTGCATCCGTGTCATTATTTTCAGTATTCTCTTTT
This window encodes:
- the LOC111909484 gene encoding uncharacterized mitochondrial protein AtMg00810-like, with the translated sequence MLGDSKIKVHMSFGMKLAPSLDKAEVDFTLFRQMIGSLLYITSSRPDIMFVVYYCANFKTSPREPHMLTVKNIFRYLKCTTFLGLWYPSNSGFFVQAYSNANLGGCGLDCKSTSRGCQFLDGKLVSRQSNKKTCVSLSTAEAEYIAATSCTSQVLWIQNLL